In Thermoanaerobaculia bacterium, the following are encoded in one genomic region:
- a CDS encoding PCYCGC motif-containing (lipo)protein, with protein MRATTGLIATFLVAAGAFAAAPKPAPKSAEKPTAASCSGCREKGAPIDPAALDDADAAARPAYAAASKYPETIDKIHCYCGCEESPNLHHASLLTCFTTLHATGCEICRGEAELAGKMKGEGSADDEIKQVVEAFYQDKGK; from the coding sequence ATGAGAGCCACCACCGGACTGATCGCCACGTTCCTCGTCGCCGCGGGCGCCTTCGCGGCCGCGCCGAAGCCCGCCCCGAAGAGCGCCGAAAAGCCGACGGCCGCCTCCTGCTCCGGATGCCGCGAGAAGGGCGCGCCGATCGACCCGGCCGCGCTCGACGACGCGGATGCGGCTGCGCGGCCCGCCTATGCCGCGGCGTCGAAGTACCCCGAGACGATCGACAAGATCCATTGCTATTGCGGATGCGAAGAGAGCCCGAACCTGCACCACGCTTCGCTCCTCACCTGCTTCACGACGCTCCACGCCACCGGCTGCGAGATCTGCCGCGGCGAAGCCGAGCTCGCCGGCAAGATGAAGGGCGAAGGCTCCGCCGACGACGAGATCAAGCAGGTCGTGGAAGCCTTCTACCAGGACAAAGGCAAGTAA